A segment of the Orcinus orca chromosome 4, mOrcOrc1.1, whole genome shotgun sequence genome:
atggcttctcttgctgcggagcacgggctctaggtgcgcaggcttcagtagttgtggctcgtgggctctagagcaagggatcagtagctgtggctcatgggtttagttgctccgcggcatgtgggatcttcccggaccaggactcgaacccgtgtcccctgccttggcaggcggattcttaaccactatgccacatGCCAGGAAAGCCCTCATGTGGGTTTTTAATTGTAGATTCCTGAGCTGACAGATGAGATATGTTGATGACCACATTGTTTTTAGCTCTTAGGGTGTAGGCTTCCTtgggcttttctcttttttggcaGAGATGGAGACGAAAAGCGTCTTGGAAACCACGGCGAAAATTCTCATTGAAGAAACCATAAATGATGGGGTTGATGCTGCTGTTGCCAAAGGCCAGCCAGTGTGCCAAAGGGTAGATGTAGGTGTTGATGACCCGCAGTTCATTCAGAGACAGGTCAACATAGTGTGAGAGCATCATGAGTCCACAGAGGCAGCCAGGAGAGAATGAAAAGCAGGGCCACAGTCAGGAGCATCTTAATGACCTTCTGCTTCTTCTTGGTCACCACGTGCCACTGTTCCTGGTTCTGTTTGCCTGAGTGGGGCACTGTTGTCTTGGAGAGTGCAATTCCAATCCTTCCATACATGATGACAATGAGGGACAGGGGAGCCAGGTAGATGTTAGCAAACAGCACAGTGGTATAGATCTTCCTCATTTCCCGATTTggccagtcttcccagcaccagtAGACTGGGCTGGTTTTATTCTGGGAGTTGAGTCTCACTCggtaatatttttcttcctgtacgTGTAACATTATTGCAGATGGGGACATAATGGCGATGGCCAGGATCCAGATGATCATAATGATGACAGATGCTGTCTTGATAGTGAGCTTTGGTTTAAAAGGGTAGAAGACACACTGGAACCTGTAATTAAAGGCAAATATCAGTGAAGGACTGCCTCATAATTCTGACCAAGTCATTAATTAAGTTTATTTCAGTAATTACAGTCTTCCATACATATTCCCCCTCAAATATAGAAAGTTACCATTAGTAGGGAGGCGTGCATTACCAGTTTCTGTAATTAATATATGAGATAAAATTCAACTCAAAAAATTAATGAGTGGAGTATATCAGACACTATTAATAATCAAAGTACTATTGTAACTAGTCAACATTGAGCATGAGCATTTAATATTCTGTTCCAAGCTCCTTTCCGTTGGTTTGCATGGATTGCCTCTGTAAGctttcttatttaaaagatgGGAGAAAGGCTTAGAAAAGGTAAAAAATCTTGCCCATAATTACACATGATTTTTACACATGTATTTTGGCTCCAGAGCCCGTATTCTTAAATGTCCCTTCATGCCCTTCTGTGGTCCCCTCACACATGATCTGTGTGCTTGGCCATgcaacttgctttggccagttaGTTGAACATTAGCAAGCATGGCATAAGCAAAAGCGTGAGTGATTTCAGCTACAAGGCGCAGAGTAGGAGAACCACACAGAGGCACCCAGCCAATCCACAGAGTTgtgacaaatattaaaagcattactgttttaagccactaagtgttttggtgttttgtttcaCAGCTGTGAATCTGATGAGAGTTCCCATGATGAGTTCTGTTTTTGCACCTTCCCAGTGTTCTGTGTCCTCTGTTGAGCATGACAATGATCAGTATGTAGAGTAAGCCTGATTCATTTTACTGCTATTTTGTTATTGTGATTCTTAATTTTGTTATTACTGATATTCATTATAAGATAATCATACTATCATATAACtgtataacattttatatttttcaaagtaacTATCATCTATTGaatcttctttgatttttgtgATGACtctataaaattgaaaattattaCTTTCCAGATCTGCAGGTAAGGAAACTTAGAGCTTTTAAGTGGCCCATCAGCAACTCCAAACAAATTTATCTTATCTTTATATAATGACTAGTTATCCTGAGCTTTGACTGCTCCACTGTCCTTCACTGACGGTGTAAGCTCTTCTGTCTTAAATTCCAAGTTTTCATCTAGTCTTCTAATCAGTGAATTCTCCCACTTACTCACCCTTAAATTATGGGTAACTTCAAAGGTGCAATTCTAggtattttgctctttttgtaaACCAGCTATtgaaacttcaaatattttttcatttattcattcaacaaatagtctATGATATCTTGTTAATAGCAGCCCAAACTAAAACATGCATCATCCCTAAttatttaatcttaaaatatgGAAACTtcagtagttttattttattaccgAACccttagtgtgtgtgtatatatatatataagtcttGCTCTTAAAGGGGTACATATTACGGCTACAATTTTAAGCAGATATACCCAAATTTAGTagattatacatttttcactggTTAGGTGGATTAGTTGCAGATACGCCCAATTTTCTGGATTCAGAGTTTGGTGCTGACCTACCTATCTACTGCTATTGCAGCTAAAGTAAAGACTGAAGCTGCAACGGATATTCCCTGGACCAAGCCACTGATCTTGCACATTGTACTTCCAAAAGGCCATCCTGAAAGGGAAATGGGACAGTTAGTCTTTGGAAAgatcatatacatattttttaatttcactgaaaTTATGAAGAGAAAGACATGAAATTAGACAGATGCAACTGTTTCCTAAATGATATTCAGGGAACAATCAATGTTTCCCATTATTTTCATTAATACATTCAGATCTCTGTTTTTCAGTATACTAATAAGGTCAAAACTTACACAGTAGTTTCAACATTCTATACACTGTAATAAATGTTTTGCATCTATTAACATATCTAATCCCCACAACAGGCTTCTGAAGGCTTTATTATTCTCCTCATGATATAGAATATGTAACAAACACACAAATTTCACATACCTTGCCACACAGCTAGTTAGAAGCATATTAAGGATTTAAACCCTAGCAGTATGGTTCCAGTGTCCAAACCATTAACCCTTATGCAATAATGCcctttaaatgaataaaacaggaagaatattttttctctaatttgGAAATGTATTCCATAAATTATGAGGAATCAGGCGTCACATGTATAACAAATAaagttaatattatatataatctaaTGACATGATTTACCTCAGAGGTACTTTGTTATGGAGTGAATGTgttccctcccaaattcatatattgaagccttaacctccaatgtgatggtatttgaagctgtggcctttgggaagtaattagatGTAGATGAGGCCATGGGGATTATGCcacatgatgggattagtgcccttataagaagaaggaGAGAGCGTGAGACCTCTCCCCATGTGCATGCACTGAGTAAAGGCCATGTGAACACACAGCAATCTACCAATCAGAAAAAGGACCCTCACCAAGAacccgaccatgctggcaccctcatCTCAGACtcctagcctctagaactgtgaaattaaatgtctgttgtttaagccacccagtctatggtattttgttataacagcctaAACTGACTACGACATACTTGGAGAATAAAGAGCACTTTGCACAAACAAAAGTAGTCTGTTTGAATAACTTCCTAACTGAACTCCAGTTACTAGAATGTCTATAAAAGAAATTggtaaaattattatatttgatatttaatatCAATCAAATCAAATTTAGAGTTTGATATTCTATACGCACCTCTGCTATTACAGGAAAGTAACACTATTCTTCCATTAGCAAATATTCTAGTTTCCCAAGAGATGAATGTTACATATTgctcagatttttttaatttatcttttaaaaaatatcctatagcttatttaaaaaatactcttatCTAATTAAAGCTATTCCCAGTAACCTAAATAAGCCAAGCATACTTAAAAAATCATTCTCTCGTCTATCCAGACCATCTTAAAATTGGTGCTTGAATGGCTTTATGCCACAGTGATGCAGGAGGATAGACTGAAAGTACATATACACTCTGCACGTGCTCCTACTGCTGGTAGAGAGACCCACTCAGCTCCAGAATGCAGCTGCCAGACTTCTAATCCCTATGGCAGTAGATTAGAGAATTTCCTTCTGGGGCAAGTGATCCTTCCAAGAACACTGACATATTTTCACTGGCAGATTCTGATAGCTGTGGATTTCCCAATGAATGACCCAGACTAGTGAAGCCGAGAGTGAGCCTAACCTCAAACCCCAGTCCTGCAGAGGTtcaaagcagccacatagtaccTCATTCTGAAATACAAGCAGCTAAATAGTAGTTGACTATTAGGGAAACCACaaccataaaagaaagaaactgaaacaaaTAGGAAGAATGAAACAGGAGAAAACTAATCTGAATCAGGTagacaaaaaattaagaaacaaagaaaattactacTCATAACCTCAGagataaaatacattttgtcCATGAAAAGTATGTGCATGATAGTACAAGGAacacaaagaatataaaaatagctcaaagaatttaaaatataacagaaatgGCTGTTGACTTTATGTGTTaatacaacagatatttattaagcaggTACTATGCACCAAAACTGTACTGGGAGGTATAGATACACTGTTCCTGTACTTCCAGAGTATATAACATAGTGCTAAAGAAGTGGTAATACGGGCCCAGAAGTACTCTAGGGTAATACCCGAACCATGACTTATGTTGCACATGTAAATTACCACTATATGAATGAAACTACTGCTTTGTGAGAAATTTTTGCTTCTGTTACTCCATCTTCCATCAAAAACTGTTGGAAATCTCTCAGTCAACCACAAGAGGGCTTAAATACCTATTTATATTGGATTGAAGACATTGCATCAGTTGAAACCACATGTTCTTTGAACTTTACAGCCcataatattcttaatatttttactatattATATGTGCCCTGAACTGTTAAGCAAATTCAAAGTCTTCAGTAAGAAGTGTCACCATTCACTGATGACCTTCAGTGAACACTCTATGAAAATAACAGGTTCCACACTTCATCTCTGTCACTTGTTCTATTTTTCTccataattctttttattctctgactaCTTATATAgatatttgtttgttgtttttatccTCCTTTAGCACGTAGACCCCATGAGAACAGCTACTTGGAGCAGTTCTTagaactccataaatatttgtgaatgaatggatgacgCTGTGATGGCTTCAGGGATATgggacaaatattttctcatagtaTGTTTGAGCTGCATGCAAATCAACATACCTGCTATAATATTGTCCAGCAGCGTGATAGGCATACAGAATATGCCAACTAGTAAATCACTTATGGCCAGGTTCAAGGTGAAGAAATTAGTgactgtgtgcatatgtgtgttccTCATTACCATAAAGCAAACCACTGTATTTCCCACCATGCATAGGAAGAAGGTCAGAAAGTAGGAAATAATGAAAATCGCTGCCACTTGAGGCTGGTGAAGATAGTAGTTCACATAGGTGATGTTGCTATCCACATACAGATCATGCTTTGTGTCACTGACACTCCAAATGGGATGCCAGTTTTCCGAAGGGTTTGAGTCCCAGTTTTCACTCATGATGGACCTGAACAaagaagaggcagaaaagaaaaacatgattagAAACCAGGAGAACTTAAGTTTAAGAGAGTTTAAGAGAGATGCTTTTAAAATGCtacggaattttttttttattggagcatacttgctttacaatgttgtgttacatctgctgtacaatgaagtgtaTCAgcgatatgtatatatattgatgGGCCTTCTATAATAATCCATAAATTTTGCATAAAAATGAGCTATAAATAAGGCATTCAAATTATTAGGATTTTAATCAAGAGCACTTGAAAATTCCACTTTGTGCCACAAGTAACAATTACATTGTATTTCCTTGATGTACTCTATATTATTCACTTCTTTGCTATACCTTCTATCCACTTGTGAAGTTTCAAGGGAAACACTCCAAaactcctcttcctcctgccttcAGATATCATAACCTGTCAAAACCTACTTGTTCTGCTAACTAACATTATAATTCACCTGCCATGAGCTTTCCTGATATTTGAACGAGATTAAGTATCTACATCTTCAGAAGTTCCATTGAAATAAGCTTCTTGTATTTTCCTTGTTCTGCTTTGACTCAGTTAattggatattcttttttttttaacatctttattggggtataattgctttacaatggtgtgttagtttctgctttataacaaagtgaatcagttatacatatacatatgttcccatatgtcttccctcttgcgtctccctccctcccaccctccctatcccacccctccaggctgtcacaaagcaccaagccaatatccctgtgccatgcggctgcttcccactagctatctaccttactacgtttgttagtgtgtatatgtccatgactctctctcgccctgtcacagctcacccttccccctccccataacctctagtccgttctctaggaggtctgcgtctttattcctgccttacccctaggttcttcatgacatttttttttcttaaattccatatatatgtgttagcatagggtatttgtctttttctttctgacttacttcactctgtatgacagactctaggtctatccacctcattacaaatagctcaatttcgtttctttttatggctgagtgatattccattgtatatatgtgccacatcttctttattggaTATTCTTTTTATACACTTCTGTATGTTGACATAGCCACAAAActgttaatttcttaaaataggtCTGGGTTCCTTATCTTAGTTTCACATAGCATAATTCAATTCACATaatatgtgttcaataaatattaatttaaaatgtatcaatCTTAAGAAAGACATTTCAATCAATGCGTGTCAGAGGTCCCCAAGAACACTCCCAGGTTTGGTGGTTTTTTAgaaggactcacaggactcagcgTATAGTATATTCACTGCTAATATTTATTATAGCAAAGGGAtccaaagcaaaatcagcaaataAAAAGGCACATGGAGTAAAATCTGCAAGAAACAAGGCACAGGCTTCCAAGAGTCCTCTCTCAGTGGACATGCTTAATTCCTCCAGCAACAAGTTTGAGTTTGACAACATGTGTGAAAAGGTTTTTAATTAGAGAGTGGTCATATAGGCAACTTCTTTTTAGTATATatcaaaattccagactcccagatgGAAAGTAAGCGTGCAGCATGAACTATGTGGTCGTACAAACAAACTAGGCACAGTGAGCCACTCTACCATTTAAGGAAACTTTATATCAGTATAGGGAACTGTTTAGAATTTAAGTTCCCAGACTCTAACCCAGAGCCCAGCTTGCAAGCAGGCCTTTCTAAAGACCACAGTCTCAGGCGTACCTGTTAACTCTTTTTTGCATGCCCTGTAAATTGGACAGAAGTTTGGTTATACGTGTCCTTAAATGAAAATCAATTTGACAGTGGAGTAAACAAGTTTGTTACTAATATAAAATAACTCAAAGAGGATCATTTTTCTCCAACAGTTCCCATTATTTTGCCAtttaatttcttccctttcctcaaatttttaaaattcatctttgcttttctgtatttcataTTCCTAAGGCGAAATAAAAACAGGAAGTGAAAAGCAAAGTGAGCAAGGGATGAGGTGAGGgcttggagaagagaaaaagaaaggaatttgagTAGAACCAGATGTAGGCTGCTATACAGAGTCAAGCTGAGAATGTCTTTGGGGTCTAGAGACACACTGAGAATACCTACCAGTTTGAGAAAAATTTCaaagtctccaaaagagaagccttcacacaaatatttaaagatatttgtaCCTAAGACAAGGAAGCACTTTAAATACAAATGAGAAAGGTATGAGAAAAATGTAGGTAGCTTAGAGTTACTAATAAAAACCACCTGTCTGTGGATTCAATTAGAGCTGGCAAGCATATGGGTAGAATATATCATAAGACGTAATGCTTTATATTtgcacattcttttttcttgtacCTGGCTGAAAGCAACCATGTGTGTCCAAAGCAGATATGCATCCATGGTATATCTGTTGCGATAAGAGTGTTAGGAGGGTTAAGATGGAATCTTCTGGTGTATTAAATTAAACTCCACGTCAGCCGTTTGAAAGAGAAGTGTCTCTTTTCTTCCAATAGATTTTTGAGAAACTAAAATCGTATTTTGTTTTGGGGGTCAACATGGGTTTCACTATTCCTATTATTGGCTTGCTAACTATGTTTGGCAAGACAGCATGCAAAATGCAATACAGAGTCAAACAAAGAATCTGTCGTATTTAAGTGTTATTTCCTCCTGACATGCAATTATAAAACTTTTGTACATGAGGTCATAGTGTTGGCCATTAGATTGACCTATAATAATGTGACTTTGGGGACAACATCATCACCCATAGTATTACTATAGTGAGGCAGAGAAAAGTCAGGTCCTGACTGATCCTAGGGAAACTCACTTATCTCAGTGTAATACATCAAAGACAACTGCTCTTTGCTGTTCATACATCTGGCATCTTTCTCACTGGGCACTTAAAAGTTCCATACAGttgattaaaaagtttaaaataaaatgtaccccTGGTTTAACACCtttaaaaccaaaattatttCAAGTGTACTCTGTGAATCATATTCATTCGTAGATGAAATAATATAAGGAATAAGAAAATTGAGTATACCAGTTTTAGGAAGGCAAATTTATACTCTACCCATACTGATGATTCAGTAGTTTTGGAATATTTCATTGAAAATGTGTGATGTCCTTTTAATAACAGAAAGTCTGAATTTTACAAGTTAGTATTTACATGTTAAGTAACTAAATTGTAAACATAAACCATTTTACCATGAATTAGtcttatattctttatttctacatgggaaaatatgtgataaataaaatacttgtttGTGAGATTTCTTTACCATTCCTTCATCTTCAACTCTGGAGAGAAAATAGATATAATAGGACAAACTTCATGAGCTCCATTTAGAGCCCCAAGTTACCACAACTTATTCAGACTCCTATCTATAGGAAGAGACTCTAGGACTTCAAGAAGAGAAGTCAGGGGAAGAagttattcaaaatttttttcttcctgtaattgtaCTTGCCAAAACACTAACAGTAgattactctgggagatggaatGGTTggatattatcattttcttttttttttgcttatatatttctcaactttttcctgtttccagatttttttttatagtctGGAAAAAATGCTTCCATATTATTGTCTGAATTCAACTATACAGAATAAAACCAGATGACATAGCTTAAGCTCTTCTTATAAGTTCAAAATAGTAATAGGTCATATACTGGCTAGAAATGATATTATTTTACCCCAAATAGTTGTATCTTCCAAATTTCAATTAGGAAAGAATCCATAAAGACTCTAATTTATTAGGTTTAAATATACTGTCTCACACATATCATAGAAAGAATTGGTCATCTGAAAGAACAGTCTATATTCTTTATTCTTGTATCAAAGACTCATTAAAGGGACCAAGTTGGCAATTGTCATCAAGCATTGGCTACTTAGACTGTCAGACACACCAAAGCCAACTATGGCCAGCACTCTCCATTTTTGTCATCCTTCTCTCTTTGGGCTTTCTCCTATTGCCTCTATTATTATTTACTGTATTCgtcatgttttccttttaatttccgcGTATTTATACAAGGAAGGACTTAAGGACAGGAAGGTGGCAGTATTTACTTCTATCTATGTTGGATTTTCTAATCTAAACTCTGATGATTATCATTAAAAGGTATTACAGTTATTAAGTAACTAAGTTAATAATTCTGAACTGAGTAAACTAAACGCAAGCAGTTATGACAACTTAGATTGCTAAAATAACtgaagaggagagacagagaaaacagcaAGAACAAAAATGTTGTAAACACACATGCTCAAACTAGGGGTAAGTCAATGGCAATAACTACAAGACATATAGTAATACCACCTAATATTTcaattttcaaagcactttcaaatATATCACCCTAGGACAGCATCATGGAAGCATAAAATGTCCCTCCTTTTTCCACCCCCTTTTAACAACTAAAATTTGGCATCCATTCACGAACAAAAGTGCCTCTGCGGGAGCTGTGGGATCCAGCACCAAATGCCAAGGGATTCCGGAGGAGTCTCGCCCCCCTGTGCATTGCTTAATAGGCAGACAGACTTCATATGGGGCTTTGGAAGCAGCAGGAGCCCATGAACTGGCTCCAGCTCTTCTGAGCCACAGTCTGGGAAAACGTACATACTGATGATATGGGAAGACACCACAGAAGGGAGAGCTTTTGTAGAAGTCCAGGCTGAGGAGAGATTCCAGCACTCCTTTGGATCAGAAAGAGTTTGGAAGCATCAGAGAGGGTAAGAGGAGCTTTGCCAGCATCACCCTCCCATCTGGTGCTGATTAATAGCCAATATTGGGAGAGAACCCTTGAACTTCTTTTCTCTGGAGAAAGAAGATTGGATTCTCATTAATccatattgttaaaaaaaaaaaaagacacattgcCCTGAGTGATACTGTAAGTTTCACTAATGTACGGTGTGTCAAATGTTACATAAATCTCTGTCACAGCTAAATGGTGTAATAGAGTGTTTGTAAGTTCAGTGATACAATTAAATGAAAATCAGATGTATGTAAATGATGCTCCCCGAGATAAAGAAATGCTTTACGAAGCTGAGTTGAAACCTCTGATTGATATAAAACGTGTTAAACTGgattttccagaggaggaagtgaAGTTGACTTTAGAAACATTGCACATTCAATTAACTGTCTCCATTAAATCATATCAGAAGGTTCAAATAACTGTGCA
Coding sequences within it:
- the NPFFR2 gene encoding LOW QUALITY PROTEIN: neuropeptide FF receptor 2 (The sequence of the model RefSeq protein was modified relative to this genomic sequence to represent the inferred CDS: inserted 3 bases in 2 codons), which gives rise to MSENWDSNPSENWHPIWSVSDTKHDLYVDSNITYVNYYLHQPQVAAIFIISYFLTFFLCMVGNTVVCFMVMRNTHMHTVTNFFTLNLAISDLLVGIFCMPITLLDNIIAGWPFGSTMCKISGLVQGISVAASVFTLAAIAVDRFQCVFYPFKPKLTIKTASVIIMIIWILAIAIMSPSAIMLHVQEEKYYRVRLNSQNKTSPVYWCWEDWPNREMRKIYTTVLFANIYLAPLSLIVIMYGRIGIALSKTTVPHSGKQNQEQWHVVTKKKQKVIKMLLTVALLFILSWLPLWTXMMLSHYVDLSLNELRVINTYIYPLAHWLAFGNSSINPIIYGFFNENFRRGFQDAFRLHLCQKREKPKEAYTLRAKNNVVINISHLSAQESTIKNPHEDIVLCRKSAEKPIQELMIKNXELTDSNEM